The window TTATCAAGAAGCTTCAGGTTTTAAATACTATATTGCTAGAAGAACAATGAGGCTGAACTGTTTCATCCTTGAGATTCATATTCATCAATCAAAATAACAAATTATGAATAAAAGCTATATACAAACACAGTTACACAGCAAAACAAGATTCTCTTAGAGTCCCTACCTTCTCTGATGCTTTGAGAGGCGACAAGGGATGTGGGCACAGAGGGTTCTTGGTAGAGTCTGGGTAGCAGGCCACTGCCTTAATATAAAGCTTCAGTCCACGCTCCAGTAGATGGTTCACTTCTCCATAGTCATAATCATCGTATCTGTAGAAATACAGCACAGAATATGACTGAGAcagttatataatttaattttttttctgcattaaggTTATTTATAAAATCCCTTTATTGTAGCGGGTTTATCCAGATACACTATTACAAAGGACACAAGCCACTGACTGAAACATAAATAGGAGTTCCCAAAAATACTgaacatggcatctgtttacatATAAAAGTTCTTTCTtttaacagccaatcagcttgaatTGTTATTCTGTGAGCAGAGGAAGGACAGTGCGTTAGAGGTCAGAGCTCTCcatgatgtggagatctgcgcaataGCAGCAGCCATAACAAGCTGAGAGGCTGGTTTCATATGACTGGAGAGAACAGTCTGTGAACAGACTTGCCTTCAAGGATTCTAGTTTAGCTTTACTGGGCTGTAGGGAGAGTAAGTGATGAGTGATGGACACTGATAGTACCTAATTCCATAGATGCAATGGATGTAGTTCCAGATGGCTCTTTTTAGATCGGGGTCATGGGGGGAAGGGAGAGAAGCCACACTCCGGAACCGGTCGTCCAGCAGATGCCCGATGTCTGAATAGAGCCGGTTTACTAACGAGAATCCGTGATCTTCCCACGAATAGTCctgtacacaaacatacacaaggACGTGTTACAGATTAGCGGCCACAACATTGCAAAACACATTCAAAAATGCActaaaaattgtaaataaatccagattgaaataaAACTTTATAACCTTATAACCTATAAACTTTTTAACACCAAGAAAAATGCAAACTTTTCGCATTTATTTAGGCCACATTAGCAAAATAGTCCATTTAGAGCTCCTTTAATAATATCCATTATATACTGTGTTTTGGATCCTGACAAAATCAGATGTCAAAATCCAAAGTACTCTCTTTAAGGATAAGGAAATATGAAGTATAGAATTGCCTCTGAATCAACACTGAGGCACAGTGTGTATGTGCTGCTTCTCTGTTGTAACCCAATGCAGCCGCAATGTCCTCACCTGCACCCGGAATACTTGGAAATGGTCCTCCTCCTGTCGGGCGAATTCCTGGTAGCCGAAATCAGGGTCTGTGACGAAGCGGGAGGGGTCTGTCAAAAACAtcatctcctcttcctcctcttctgcaTCTGATCCAGATGAAGGACAGAAAAAAAGCAGAGGAAAGTGAAAACAGGATCATCGTACAAAATATGCCCTGGAAATGTGCTAATTTTCAGTGTAAATACGAAGGGCACTACGTTTTTGGTGGGCTTAAcaaactaaagccctatccggatgagattagtttcttagtgggacgtctgtgaaaaatatttcacacaatATTTCAAACTCTTGCattcagactgcaattgaaaaacaagaggaccagtgaggttttttgGCTATTTCAGTCACATGActtcgcattcagtagctcctctatttccactcgatGTTGTGTtcacgtggatctccatggaaacgcgcccaaaagtgtaattacgatgtgtagcagtggacaaagagacattttattaaacgcgaggagacaaaacttagaaatgtgcgtccggacaggaataaaattaccggaggaccaaggagttcagtgaaaaacagcagaTAATTCTGTAATTCctgtaatttctgtaattttcCCAAAGGACATCTAAGAAAAACATACACATCTCAGAGGACcacctgaaaaactaatcctgtccagatagggcttatggCACCCTTACAATGGGATGAGTATGCTggggtttttttatttttttttatacagttgttGACTTGACTGTCACTGATCAGGATCCCTGGTGCACAGCCTACCTATATGCAGAAGTGTGTGTGACTGTAGGACTGggtctccttttctttctttctcctcctgAGATTTCTGAATCCTCTCTCGCAGGCAGGCCAGCTCACAGCTCGAGTCTAGAGACTGCATTATAGAGAAGATGAAAGAAAAGTTATGTAGAGTTATGCACATTAACCCACGTAAATGTACAAGAGATAACACATTTGAGTTAACCAGCATTTCTGGAGAGAGCTTGTTATCATGTAGAGCAACGGCTGTGGTTTTCACTGAACATGAAAAGCAGGCAGAGCTAGATTAACTACTGTGCCAATAAGAGCCGAACTCAACCCACGTATGAAACACAGAAAGCTACGTCTGGCTGTGGTGAGCGCTCAGCCCTTACCCTCCTGCGTGGTGTGCGTTCTGTAGGTGGTAAGGCTGTGTTGCCGTTGGCAGCGTCGCAGAGGCAGTAGCCCGGGGGCGTTCCGTGAGGCACTCTCTGGGAGGGCGCGGTGTCCGTCTCGGCGGCCGAGCCGAAGATAAAGCTGCAGAGCGAGTGACAGTGGGCCAGCAGCACCACGGCCTGGACCAGCTCGGCTAGCGACCAGCACTGCTCGCCCGGCTTCAGCAGAGCCTGCAGGACATCAGGAGGTTCAGagttcagctcagttcagttcagttcactgGAGAGAAACCAGACCATGAGCGGTCCAGTCCCAGATCTCACTTTACTTACATTTAATAATACACCAGTGCGATATTGGATTACAAAGATTACTCGTATGATATGCTGCATTACCCTGAAATGAACGGAGCTGACCCACAAACTGAcccataaaataaaacaaaggatGAAAAGTAGCCCTTGTTATATTGTTACATACTTATGTATTTGAAACTTGTAATTTATTAAAGCTCATAAATACTAAGCATCCTTCCCACAGTGCTACACACTCTCCTAGCCTGGAGACTGCAGATGGCTGTCTAAAAAAAGGTGCATTGGCTTACGTTTTGTGAATGTTTTTGAGAATTGCATTTTCAGGAAAATGTTAAGTAACATTGTGTttaccttcctaaaataatcacCTAATATTTTTTTTGCCCAAATTATCTCCTCATGATGATGCATAGCCACCTTGGGTAAAATTGCATACAgttgatcagatcatttgattctacCCTTTAGGATAATGGTCTATGTCAAGAGTATGAATTAAGCTGATTTATTTGAACTaatcaaaatataattttaatagttTTCCAAGATGGAGCTTCATTAAACTAATCTCTACATTTCAGGGCTCATCCCCAATTGGTAAGTGAtaagatttttacttttataaagtttacttcttattaataaaggctgTAAATATTGCATAGTTGTTTAGTCTTTTTTAGtcagcaaaaaaagcaaaacccaTAAAGCTAGCTGGAAATGCTGTGCAGTTTgagaatgttaaatgttaaaacaataaaatctttttcaataaaatattaaatacatttttgataaGTATTGTTTTTGGTTGGTTCTACTTAACAACTGTATAAGAAAATATCATAAACCATTGCTCCTTTTTAAATAGATATAACAACAACTCATTTGATATAATGTCAAGAATAACTGCaacatttaaattacaaaaataaagataCAAGGTTTTCTGTAACAGTAACGATATGCAAAAAGTTAATTAATAGCTAGGGTGCAGACTGCTTGCACTTGAGAAAAAAATCTGAAGCATATCAGCATATTTCTACTGGCTACCATTACAATTTTAACTAAATTCTAGTTTCAAAGTGCAGTAAAATATTTGATAACttgcaaacatttaaaataccatatagtttgtttcctttatttatttttaggtatTTCAGGTTGGTCTGTATGTGTTTGGCAGCAGTAATGTGAGATTAACTGGCCTGAAACTTGTCAGGATCAGCTACAGAGGTAGtttttacatgttaaaatagaTTTCATCATCATTTAAATGAATGCTAAATTTACCAAATATTCAAATTGTATTTATGCAGCTCCAGTCTGTATAATTTATTACACTACCTAAACATACATAACCGTTCCCCCACACAGCACCTTTCCTTAGTGATGATGTGCACGGAGCACTCTGCCCTACCTGGATGTGGGAGTGAGCAGTGAGCCACGGTTGGTGAGCCAACACTTTGTTGATGTGGTCGAGCTGCTGGAGGCGAGGGGGCGCTGCTTCCAACCCCTGCAGCCACAACGGGTCTCCCCCCACCCGCAGGAACTGCGCCGAGTGCAGAGACACCAGGTAGCTGCAGTGATGCCGAGCTGCagcctaaaacacacccacacagaaGAGATATCATTTATACACGTACTTCTGTTCGGTGTTTTGGCAAACTTGCATGACGCACTGCACATATAAACCTGCTTATGAGACTTTCTGTGGTTTCTTTTGGTTTCATAACCCTCTATTCTGTGCTATTCTGCGAAGTGTAGAAACAATATATGCCCTTGTAGAGTTGTACCTGGGTCAATGACAATTTTAGAATCATAAAATAAGAGTACCTTTTGCAATAGTTGAAACATTTCAAATGTGCACCCATAACCAAGCTATATATTTTAGATTGATTTTACTGTTCATTCAAATAAATTGGCTGTGGCCTAACAAAATGGCACGTGGTGAAATCAGAATCAACATGAATTAGTTCCTTAACATGCTAAACATTTTATACAAGTTCTTAATAGTGTAACatgtttataaataaagtatttgcattatgtagattttttgtaaatctcatttttatcttttattctaattctatacATTTACAGTCACCTTCTGAACTGTACTTAACATACTCATTTCTCTTCTAAATCacataaatctgataaaattaaagttttaaaaataccAAACTATATCCTGTATCAGCCACAGATTTTTTTGGTATATTACTGCTTTTATGGTCAGACCATGTGACATTTTGGCATTTTGagtaacaaaacattttttgtaaacTTAAAATAACTAACTGTTAATAGGAGAGGTAGAACATATTAGGAAATGCATTGAAATGTACACACGCAAGTCCCATTGCAGGaattaattaatcttaattaatctttagaaaaaaaaaaaaaagtacattaatactaaagtcatccaaactatgaaaaaaacatatggaattatttaataaacaaaaaaagtgttaaacaacccagaatatatttatttattatatttatatttttaaagtagcacatcttgcttagatgacaactttGCCATTCCAGCTGAGAAAAATCTGGAATCTTGGaatgtatcctcaagtgtagttgcagagaccattaaaatgttatgatgaaactggctctcatcaggaccagaaaggaagagtaagagttacctctgttgttaCCTCAAGCCTCGTGTTATGTTAGGCTTGATCAGTGAACACAGGTTGAGTCAAAAGTGGCAAGACGCCCTCTTTCGGCACCCcggataagagcacctaaatgcttcacagagtatttttggtttgtttactaCACGATTCTTTATGAGTTCCATCACAGTCTGGATGACATAAGTATTCATTTACATCATTTACACCACTTCGTTCCTTGAATTTGCCCTGAAATACAGTAATATATCAGCAGAGGAATGGACACAGGGTGGTACATCCTCTTACCATGATGGCTATGTAGTGGCGGTAGTGATGGGGCAGTGGGCCGTCCATATACAGGATGTAGTGCTGGGTGCGCAGGAAGCTCTCCAAATACTGCGGATGGGAGGCCATTTGCTGGGATACTGTGTCTAGACGCCCCCTGCTGGCCAGAGCCTTCATGCACAATGGAGAGGCTCGTTCCTTCTCAGAGTTCACCTTCATCACCTGCACAGGGCAAAACACAAAACTGGCACCATGAGATACAAAACACTGCAAAAGGCAAAGGAGAGCAGCATACAGGTACAAACTGGTTTGATGAACCTGCAGAGACGTCCTAGAAATATAAAgataattacttttattttgttactcCTGTAAGACAAGATATTGGAAGATATTTTATTCCAAGACATTTTagaccatttctattggtttattcattATAAATGAACTATGAATGATATAGTGCCAAGACTAAAACGACCaaattcaaatgtttaaaaaagcaaTACAAAACACATACTTAATTTTGGTGTTTTGGCAAACTTGCATGACACACTGCACATATAAACCGGCTTATGAGACTTTCTGTGGTGTCTTCTCGGTTCATAAACCCACTATTCTGTGCTATTgtgagaaatatagaaacagTAAATGTCCTTGTAGAGTTGTACCTGTGTCAATGACAAATTTCGAATTTTAGTTAgctatatattttagattttagtgttTTGTACATTTGGCCTTACTAAATGTCATATGGTGCCaccatgattatttatttataatacaaaacacagagatacaaggtttttctgTGGCAGTAACCTTATCCACAAAAAGTTGcgaaaaaacaaaacttaattaTTAGCTGTAAGAGATCTGTGTACAGATCTCTTGCACTTGAGAAAAAAATCCAATCTGAAGCACACCAGCGCATTTCTGCTTGCTACCATTAAAAGTAAACTATTCTGCTAAAATCTAgttgaaaaagtgcaaaaaggcaGTAAAATCGGAAAATttgcaaacatttaaaataccctactaacccaaaagagcccatggtgaggTGTTTGTCgcagaccctttaaaagatgtgGAAAGTTCCCTACAGCATTCTGTCAATCATAACTCATTAATACTCATGAACGTAACACATAataaacatcctgagagcatcattacagcacagtgtgtgactCTGCGTTAGtttatctgaccttatttacagaatgtaggagtgctttGGGGTAAATCCTGGAGATAAAAAttaaactagctccttttaaaagtgtattattagCTTCTACAGGTCTGTAACAACCATTTACCCATTTAAACTCTTTATTGAAATGTTTTAGGTTCCATTTAACTAGTTCTGACATGAATTCTACAACAAAaagttaaaatacaagttatgaaattgttgttttcATTTGTGTTACATAAGGATGTTAGCAAAAAAACCCGATGAACCTGCAAAAATgtcctaaaaaataaatatacttgaATTACaagaaaataaatcagattttctgTATTTTAGATGTTATATTCTGTCTCTTCAgtaagaaatgaaagaaatgtcCAACTTCTCGCTTTCTTTTTTCCACTGCAGGCCATGTTTCTCAGAGTTGGCTGGGCCGTTCTGCAGCACAGCAACTGGCTCCAAATGGAGCGTTATAAAATGGTAACGGGCCACGACTCCGCCGTGGGTAATAAAGCTTGTCGGCCTCTAAGGAATTCTCTTGGACTCCTGAAAAAAAGTGATGGAGGAAGAAAATAGAAGCAATACCAACAGTAGCATTCTTTGAATAATTCTTTGGTTTGGGGGGGATGAAGggaaaaagaaacaaacaggaccTCTGCACTGGTCCTGCAGGCATGTAGTCAGACAGAGGGAGAGCGGGCAGCGAGTCTGGAGTTGGTCTTCAAGACAATAGCCAGACAGACGGCTGTCTACCGGGCTGTCTGGTTCACGCGCTCGAGATACTTCCAGTCAGTGAATTGGGCAACAACAGGGAGTCTGGCTTAAAAATCCTCTCTTTCAATCCTCGGCTCAACACAAAACCCTGATGCCTGGTAATACCCAGCAGAACCTAATAAACAGCAAACAGAAAGGGTTTCACTTCCTCCCATTTACAACCTTCCCAGAATACCCTGTTGTAAAATGTGTTCAGTATTAAGATTATCTTATGTAGAAGAGAGAAATTCAGCAATTCAGTATGATGTTCAGTACTGAATACCagaatttaaagcagcattatgtaccACATTTCATTTAAACTGCAGATTCAACATCCTATTCATGCTTTACTGACCAGTGTCAAGTACAAAATAGTGAAGTAGTGTCATTTCCCAAATTACGATTAATTACAAAcgtgttgttttgttttgctatGTCACTGgcgttaaaatgacaataaaactgATTATTGcaagacttttttgggtcaatatcCACCAAAAACTGTGTAATTCAAGTCACATGTGCAAAATCCTATAATATCAGTGACATTGCTGTAGAGGGCTGCACAATATCTTTTTTTACTGTCATTGCAATGTACACATGCACAAAACATGCAGAACATGCAATGTTTTGTGCAAtgtcaaattatatttttaagttgCTAATATGAGTCATTTAACCCATTACTACCAGTAATGCTGTGCTGGAGCCAAAAAAGAAAGTGTTTTCTACtgaaaaacaacataaaataattctgattttgctatttataggtttatgtttgagtaaaatgaacatttgtgttttattctataaactacagacaacattgctcccaaattccaaataaaaatattgtcatttagagccgttatttgcagaaaatgagaaatgactgaaataacaaaaaagatgcagagctttcagacctcaaataacgcaaagatcagaaaagttcatatacataaagtttaaagagttcagaaatcaatatttggtggaataaccctggttttaaatcacagttttcattcatcttggcatgttctcctccaccagtcttacacactgctttaaataactttgtcactcctgctgcaaaaattcaagcagttcagtttggtttgatggcttgtgatcatccatcttcctcttgattatattccagaggttttaaatttggtaaaaatcaaagaaactctgctGCCTAACCAGACATCCACTCTACTGTGACACTCAGCACTTTTAGCTCAACACATGAAAGCAAATCCCATATTAAAAAAAGTTCCTCTTCTTCCAGTTACTGTTCTTTTTAAGGGGGTGTTGAGAAATGAACGGGAAAGTACACTCATCGAGCAATTTATTACGAAGAAGTGTATAACCACTtactgacagaaaggctacagtaactacCTTAACCACCCTGtattagtgctgggcaatataacCTCAAACCAAGCATCATGATTAATTaaccattataccacagtttacCCTATATCCCACAGTTTCAAACACGCAATGTGGTTGGATGAGAGAGGTATTGTAGGAGTGCCAGTATTGCATAATAATGTAAAGCTCCCAATACAGCAATACTTACAAGGGAAAAACTTATAGTTATAAATCAGCCACTGGTCATTGATgagtaggggtgtaagaaaatgtcaATATAtggaaagtaggggtgggcgatatggccctaaaataatatcacaatatttcatggtattttcccAATAATACTCTTGgctgaaaactgaataaaaaaatgagagaatataattcaagaataaactactgcaacaaaataatatgttattttattattgcatacaatataatatggcacacccccaactgagatattaaaaaaaacacaagaattttatcagatttataacaaaggcaaatgatccagaatggcatgatactaataatgcattccAAATATCTACACacattcaggattaaagtaaaataaatgatactggacagatataatctgtctctagtagatatataatggaaaatgagaacagtgtgaatttttcttttgacaAAAACAgtaaagtagtaccctgatgtgataattaggggtgggtgatatggcacgatatttcagggtataatattgttcacaatattcaaaaatgttggtgatattattgcataccatacgatatggcacacttaaAGTTCTTAAGTATTGCAAAATTTTGTTATGCAATACTGTATAGTAATTCAGGAACACAGTACAGGTATTTCATTAGTTTGCATTTAAAGACTGACTGTAGacagtgttttatttagttttgtgtttAAACCACGAGTGCTAGACATATCACATCAGTGCTAGACATATCACCCTAGTATGGAGGCATTATTATATACAATTATGTCATacaattttgcaatatattgcaatttacTGAACTGTAACCCCTGCATTGTGATATGTATCATATTGCCAATTACGGCtgcacaatttttatttttattgtttcagcA of the Astyanax mexicanus isolate ESR-SI-001 chromosome 10, AstMex3_surface, whole genome shotgun sequence genome contains:
- the sesn4 gene encoding sestrin-3, with translation MIICAKKMEYHLGNQCQLVQNQVMKVNSEKERASPLCMKALASRGRLDTVSQQMASHPQYLESFLRTQHYILYMDGPLPHHYRHYIAIMAAARHHCSYLVSLHSAQFLRVGGDPLWLQGLEAAPPRLQQLDHINKVLAHQPWLTAHSHIQALLKPGEQCWSLAELVQAVVLLAHCHSLCSFIFGSAAETDTAPSQRVPHGTPPGYCLCDAANGNTALPPTERTPRRRSLDSSCELACLRERIQKSQEEKERKGDPVLQSHTLLHIDAEEEEEEMMFLTDPSRFVTDPDFGYQEFARQEEDHFQVFRVQDYSWEDHGFSLVNRLYSDIGHLLDDRFRSVASLPSPHDPDLKRAIWNYIHCIYGIRYDDYDYGEVNHLLERGLKLYIKAVACYPDSTKNPLCPHPLSPLKASEKVHVNLLVMEARLQAELLYALRAITQYMIA